The Changchengzhania lutea genomic sequence ATTTTTTGCAAATATAAATGTTTAAGCCTATAGTTACTCCAAACTATTTTTACAATAAATAATAATTTTAATCCTGATAAATTAATGGGTTTGGATAGAATACAGCCAAGGCAAACCAATAGCTAACGACGGATTTTGCTCCAGTAAGTGTTTCTCCTTTTCTAGGTCCAGCAATAGCCTTTCCGAAAACGTCCCATTTATTTCCTTCATCATCTTTAAAAAAGACCCCTTCAGAACTATTAAAATCATATTCAAAATTTAAATTAATATAATCTCCTGTCAGCTCAAATGCATATATTAAACTTTGGTTTCCCGCTACTACATAGTTTTTATTATTAAATGTATCTTTTATCACCTTACCTGTACCAAATTTTGAAAATTGATAAGCTCTAGATTTATTGTCATCAATAATGCCATAAACCCGTTCTTTATTTGGTAAGTCATTGTTTAAAATTGATGGCCTGAATATAAAACGCGCATTATTAACCGCATAATCTCCATATGGATACACCGAATATTGCCTTGAAAATCCAGTTTGTAAACTTAAAACCTTGGTATTTGGATAAAGGGTTTTCCAAATATCCCAAGTTGTTTCTACAACATTTAATAATTTAGGTTTCTGTGAAATTAATTCCCCATTTACACATTCCAATCGTAATTGGGACCAATTACTATCTGTGCTTCTATCATACAAAATCAAATTTGCATTGTACAGTAACCCTGAAACGCCAAAGGTTGTTTTAACACCATTTGATTCACTTTTCCATCCAAAAGCTGTTCCGGTTAACGGGCAATAATTTATAGTAACGGCGTTTCCGTTAATGTCATCATTAACAATTTCATGCCAATCCAAAATTTGATGGGGATAGGCTCTGGCTTCATTACCATCTACAATCCCAACAACTAAATCACTTGCGTTTATAAAATTCGCTTCACTGGCCGTAATAAATTGCGGATTATCTATAGACGGTATCCCGTCTTTGCCAGGACCACCATCTCTAACTTCCGAAACTGGAATTAACCAGTTTGGTGTATTATCACTTGAAGGGTTTCCATCGTTGTTGTTCGGGTTTGACTGAAAAGAATCATTCTCACCACTGCTGCTGCATGATGTAAAAAACAATAAAATCAATACATAAAAAACATTTTTTTTCATAGCTTAAATATTTATTAGACCTAACTTAAGTCTGGGTTTTATTCTATATAACAATCCTGTAGTAAGTCTATATGTTGGTGTTAACTGGGTGCCATCCACATGACTATAAAGTGGTAATTCCGCTTTTACTGAAAAACTTAAATTCGGAGAAAGTGCCATTGAAAAACTGGGTATTAAAAACACCCAATCCCCTCCCGTATTATCTAAATCAAAGCCATCAATTTTATCTTTTATGGCATTTCTATATTTAAAGGAAATACTTGTGTTAACTATGGTTTTTAAGAGTAAAAATTCATCAGAAAACCCCAAAAAGGCTTGAAATTCGTTTCCGAACTTGTAAGTTGAATTTTCTAAATAGGTGTTGTTTGTTCCTGTCCCTCGGTATGTAAACCTAGTGGAAAAGGTAAATGAAGGTCTAAAATCGAAGTTTTTTGATGACGATAGCCAATAAATAACATCCCAAGCATTGCTGCCAGGTTGTAAATCGGCATTTAATGTAATGCCCTGATTGTTTTTTTTAGTTGATGATCCTAACGGTAGTTTTGCTCCCAACCCTAATGCAAAACTACTGGATGCGCCTAAAACCTTGTTAAAGTTATACTTCATTAAAATAACAGCATCCCCAACGCCTGAGGTTTTATCTAAATTTTGATTACCAAATTGTGTGATTTTTCTTCGTTGGCTAACCCAAGTGAATAATCCTTCCGCAGAAAGATGGTCGGTTATAGAATAACTCGTATTTAATAAAACAGAATGTGTTATTCGTAGTCTGGAATTATCATTTAATGTATTACTACCTTCATTTAAGGTGTTTAAATTATTATAATCATAAGATAATCCGACTTGAAGCGTTCCTTTTTCATAATTAGGCAATCCTATATTATTTGAAAGAGGAATACCTCCTGAGCAACATGTCTGTGCGTTCACATTAAGAAATAACAAAAGGACTATTAAGATAATGAAACGCTGTGGATACATACGAACAAGTTTATAATAATGGTCGCATTAATTCCCACGCCTTACTAAAATTAACATTTACGAGTGATTTTGTAAGCTATGTTATACCAAAACAGCCATTTCCCTCCCCTTTTTTAAAAACTGCGTCTAAAATGCACGCACTAAACCTAAAACCAGTTTACCAAGTATCGCCTTTAATGATTTGAAATCGCGAGTTATGAGAAGCCTTAAAAAAGAACCTATTATATTTTCCTATAGCTCGTAGATTTATTTATATATTGCAGCAATAAAAGAATAGAAATATGTCATTTGCAGATTTATTTGATAGTGGATTTAAAAAACGTAATGAAGATCATTTTGCATCTATTGTGCGTGTCGCCATGGATGATGGAATTATTTCTGAGGCAGAAAAGGATTTCTTAGATCGTTTAGCACGCAATTTGAGTATTGGTGAGAATGATTATAAGATTATTTTAAAGGATTACAAATCACATCCTATAAATCCTCCACATTCTTATGATATACGTTTAGAACGTTTATACGATTTAGCACGAATGGTTTATGTGGATCATATTGAAGGGGATGATGAAAGAGCGATATTAACAAAAGTGTCTGTAGGCCTAGGGTTTCGTCCTGATAATGTAAAATATGTGGTTGACAAGGCTTTGACTTTGGTGAGCAACGGTGTAGATTTAGACACCTTCATTAATGAAATAAAAAATATGAATAGGTAAATTTTTTACTTATTGAGATATAAGAGCGAACTATTGGGCTCGCTTTTTTATTTGTGTAGTTTTAATTGAATACGCTTTCGCGGAATATCTACCTCGAGCACTTTAACTATAATTTGCTGATGCAGGCTCACGTGTGCATTTACATCTTTAACGAAGGAATCTGATAAATTTGAAACGTGAATTAGTCCGCTTTCCTTAATACCTACATCAACAAAACATCCAAAATTGGTGATATTATTTACAATGCCCGGTAGGAGCTGACCCGCTCTTAAATCGTTGATGCTTTTTATATTTTGATTAAAGGTGAACACTTTGGCTTGCTCACGGATATCTAAACCCGGTTTCTCTAATTCTGAAACGATATCTTGAAGTGTTGGTAGGCCTACTGAATTTGTACAATACTTTTTTAAGTCTATTTTTTCAAGTAAAACAGCGTTTCCAATTAAATCGTTAACAGATGCATCGATGTCTTTTGCCATTTTATTTACTATAGCATAACGCTCTGGATGCACTGCCGAATCATCCAATGGATTTTCCGCGTCTTTAATTCTTAAAAAGGCAGCGCCTTGCTCAAAAGCTTTTTCGCCTAATCGCGGCACCTTTTTAATGCCCTTTCTAGACATAAATGCGCCATGTTCATTTCGGTAATTAAAAATGTTTTCAGCCAGTTTTGTTCCAATTCCTGAAACATAACTTAACAAGGGCTTACTCGCCGTATTGATATTGACACCTACAGAATTGACACAGTTTTCAACCACCACATCCAGCTGCTTTTGCAATTTGGTTTGATCGACATCGTGCTGATATTGCCCAACACCAATCGATTTCGCGTCTATTTTTACCAATTCGGCTAAGGGGTCTTGCAAACGTCTACCAATAGATACGGCTCCGCGAACCGTGACATCGTAATTTGGGAATTCTTCACGAGCAATTTTTGATGCCGAATAAATACTGGCGCCTGCCTCACTCACCACAAACATTTGTATCTCATTTTTAAAATGCACTTTTCTAATAAGGGCTTCGGTTTCCCGTGATGCCGTTCCGTTACCAATAGCAATGGCTTCAATTTTATAAGCATCGCAAAGCGAACTTATTTTTTTTATCGCTCCGATACTGTCATTTTTTGGTGGATGTGGGTAAATGGTTTCATTATACTTCAATTGGCCTTGTGCATCTAAACATACCACTTTACAACCCGTCCTGAATCCTGGATCAATTGCCAGAACGCGTTTTTCTCCCAGTGGAGAACCCAGTAACAACTGCTTTAGATTTTTGGCAAATACAGTAATGGCTGCTTCATCGGCCTTATCTTTTGCTATTTGTAACGCTTCATTACTTAACGATGGCAATAATAGTCGTTTATACGCATCGTTTACGGCAACTCTTATCTGTTCTGCACAGGCGTTATGACTTCTAATTATTCTATTTTCAATCTTATCTATGGCACGTTCATCATCAATTGTAATTTTGACACGAATGAAGTTTTCTTTTTCAGCTCTTAAAATAGCCAACAACCGGTGTGATGGGATTCGACTTAAAGCTTCTTCCCAATCAAAATAATCTCTAAATTTTTGAGCCTTTTCATCATCCGCTTTTGTTTTTATCACTTTCGTGGAAATCATAGCGAAACGTTCTAATTGCTGACGTATATTATTTCTAATATCTGTGCGCTCGTTTACCCATTCGGCAATAATATGGAGCGCGCCTTCTAAGGCGTCTTCTGTAGTTGCTACCTCGCCCCTCACATATTTTAAGGCTAGGGATTCCATATCATTTGCATTTTGGATCATGATCATTTTTGCCAAAGGTTCCAAGCCGTTTTGTCTTGCTTTTTCGGCTTTGGTTTTTCGGCTTTTCTTATAAGGCAAGTATAGATCTTCAAGGGTCGTTAAATCTTGAGCACTCATTATTTTTTTTTCTAATTCGGGGGTAAAAACGTCTTGTTCTATTAAGGCTTTTACAATAGTGCTTCGTCGCTTTTCTAAGGTTTCAAACGCTTCTTTATATTTTACAATATCACCAATTTGAACTTCATCTAGATTTCCAGTTCGTTCTTTTCTGTAGCGGGATATAAAAGGAATGGTACAATCTTGATTTAACAAATCTATAGTGTTCTTTACAGATTCTTCTGAAAGTTGTGTATTCAAAATTATATAGGCAATTTGGTCTATCATATGAATCAAAAAAATATTAAAGCGAATGTAATAAAGTTCCTTTTAAATTTTGAAGTGGTTTAAACTTTTTTGATTGAAGCGAAAAATAGCTATTTTTTATTCATTTTAAAGACTTTTTTGCACTTCATAGCAGGGCTACGAAGTAATAAAAAGGCGAAAAAGGGGTGAAAAGGAGCCTTTTGCAGCCAATTGAAAAAAGTTTAAACCACTTCATTAAGAAAACAAAAAAGTCTAATCATTAAGATTAGACTTTTTTTTGATATTTATTTAATGAAGGTTAGTTGCTCTGTTTTAATTTCCAGATTCTTGCTTAGCATCTTCTACCATCTTTTCATTTGGAAGAATGGCTACATTAACACGTCTATTCTTCGCACGTCCTTCAGCAGTAGAGTTATCATGCATAGGTTGTGTTTCTCCAAACCAGTTGGTTGTGAATCTGCCACTGCTCAATCCTTTATCTGTAAGATAATGTGTTACAGCGTTTGCTCTATTTTTAGACAAAGTCATGTTATAATCAGCATCTCCAGCACTGTCTGTATGCCCAACGACTAAAATATTTGTATCCGGATATTCTTTAAACACGCCAGCCAACTTGTTTAAAGTGGTTTGTGAAGCTTCATTAACGTTGTATTTATTCGTTGCGAAATACACGCCACTACCTTCGTCAAAAGTCACTACAATACCATCGTCTACACGCTCTACTTTAGCACCTGGAATCTCTTCTTCTATTTGTTGCGCTTGCTTGTCCATTTTCTTACCGATCAATACGCCGGCAGTTCCACCAACAACCCCGCCAATAACAGCTCCTAATTCGCCATTACCACCTTTTCCAACATTATTGCCAATTATAGCACCTAAAACTGCACCACCTGCAGCACCAATAACAGCGCCTTTTTGTTTATTATTCGCATTTTCCACTGATTTACAATTGGTAAAACTAAGTACCAGTATTAATGCCAAAAATGGCATTCCGATTTTATTTAAGATTGTTTTCATTGTTTTTAAAGTTTTGTAAAGTTCATGTTAATTATAAAGGGCGTGCCATCAACAGTTACGGTTTGTTGCCATTGCATAATGGATTCTGTAAGGACCGTTAATTTTAATCTGAACCCTTGATTGGTTTCCGATTTCCCTTTTTCATTGGTTGGTTTCAATAAGAAGTTAAATGTACCCGAAGCTTCGTCTACTTCTAATATGGTGAAATTAAAATTTCTATCACCAGTTGCACAAGCACTATCTGTTATGGAATAGATTCCTGTATTATTGTTAGGAATGAACTGCCAGGTACTGTTTTCAAAGCATTCTTTTGAAACATCGTTCAACAACGTCACATTATATGATCCTGTTTTACTATAATCAATTGAATTCAATGTCCAGTTTCCTTTAAGGACTTTTTTCGATTCTCTAACGGTTTTAGATGTACCGCACGATGCTAGCGATATGGCTAACAATAAAAATAAAATTTGGAGTTTTTTCATAATATTAAATATTTAAAGCAAACATACTCTATAATAACTTACCTATATGACTCAAACCGTTTAATGTTTAATGCATTTAGCTTGTAGTGATTATACTAGCCAGTTCCTACTGTGCTGTGAAAGTCTTAACTGATATGTAAACCATTATTTACGTTGGCATCATCTGGGTTTACAAATACTAATTTACCCTCAGCGGATTCTGTCATTAAAATCATGCCTTGACTTTCAACGCCTCTCAAATCTCTCGGTGCCAAATTTACAAGTACCGTTACCTTTTTTCCTATGACTTCTTCAGCAGTAAAACTTTCGGCAATTCCAGATACAATAGTGCGAACATCTATGCCCGTGTCTACTTTTAAGACCAAAAGCTTTTTGGTTTTCGGCATTTTTTCGGCTTCTAAAATAGTGCCTACCCTAATATCCAGTTTTGTGAAATCGTCAAAAGTGATGGTGTCTTTTTGTGGCTCCACGACTTTATTAGCTGCTTCATTGACTTTTTTACTAGCAATTAATTTATCCAATTGTTTCTGAATCGTTTCATCTTCAATTTTAGAAAACAGAAATTCAGCCTTTCCAATTTGGTGACCCGCTGGAATAAGAATGTCTTTTGTAACCATATCGTACCAAGGCATTGCTTCTACAAATGCGTCATGCTTTTCGTTTGCATCATTGCCGTTCTGTTTTAAATTAAGTATGCCTCTTAGTTTTTCAGAAGTAAATGGTAAAAAGGGCTCGCTCAATGTTGCTAGAGCTGATGCAATTTGAAGGGCAACATACATGATGGTTTTTGTGCGTGCTTCGTCTAGCTTGATGACTTTCCAGGGCTCTTCATCTGCTAGGTATTTGTTTCCTAATCGCGCCAAATTCATGAGCTCTTGCCCAGCCTCCCTAAAACGATAACGCTCTATGGAACTTGAAATAACATTTGGAAATGCTTTAACCGTTGCTAAAGTAGTTTTATCTATGTCTAAAAATACTGAAGGTTCTGGAATAATGCCTTCATAATATTTATTGGTTAAAACAACCACCCGATTAATGAAATTCCCAAAAATGGCAACCAATTCATTATTATTACGGGCTTGAAAATCTTTCCAAGTAAAATCATTATCCTTAGTTTCTGGAGCATTTGCAGTAAGTGCGTAGCGTAAAACATCTTGCTGATTTGGAAAATCCTCTAAATATTCAGGTAACCAAACCGCCCAATTTTTAGAAGTTGATAATTTGTTTCCTTCTAAGTTTAAAAATTCGTTGGCCGGTACGTTTTCCGGTAAAATATACGACCCTTCACTTTTTAACATCGCTGGGAAAATGATACAATGAAATACGATATTGTCTTTCCCAATGAAGTGCACTAATTTGGTATCCTTATCTTTCCAATACGGCTCCCAGTCTTTCCCTTCTCGTTCTGCCCACTCCTTGGTAGATGATATATAACCAATAGGCGCATCGAACCAGACGTAGAGGACTTTGCCTTCGCCGCCTTCAACAGGAACGGGGATGCCCCAATCTAAATCGCGAGTTACGGCACGAGGACGCAAACCATCATCAATCCAAGATTTAACTTGTCCGTAAACATTGGGTTTCCAATCTTTCTTATGACCTTTTAAAATCCATTCTTTTAAAAAATCCTCATGTTTATCTAAAGGCAAAAACCAGTGTTTTGTTTCTTTTAATGTTGGTACATTACCTGTAATGGCAGACTTTGGGTTGATTAAATCTGTCGCGTTATGGCTGGTTCCGCAATTTTCACATTGATCGCCATAACTTTCTTCATAGCCACATTTTGGGCAGGTACCCACAATAAAACGGTCGGCCAAAAACTGATTGGCCTCCGCATCATAAAATTGCTCTGTGGTTTCTTCAGTGAATTCGCCCTTGTCATACAGCGTCTTAAAAAACTCTGATGCGGTGTCGTGATGGATTTTTGCCGAAGTTCGCGAATAATTATCGAAGGTAATTCCAAAATCCTCAAAAGACTGCTTGATAATAGCGTGGTATTTATCGACAATATCTTGGGGCGACACGCCCTCTTTTTTCGCTTTAATGGTTATAGGCACACCATGCTCGTCACTTCCGCAAATAAAAACGACATCATTTCCTGTCAAACGCAAATAGCGTGCGTAAATATCCGCAGGCACATAAACCCCGGCCAAATGCCCAATATGTATGGGTCCATTAGTATAAGGCAATGCTGCAGTGATGGTATATCTTTTAGGTTTGTTCATCAATATGAAAATTAAATTTTACGTCATTGCTAAGGCGGTACAACTGTGGCAATCCTATGAATTGAAGTTCAAATACAACAGATTCCTGAGCTTCGCTCTAAATAACGTATTATTTTGAAGCCGTAAAAGTACACATTTTGAAAAGGATTTAGAAAAAAAATGTACATTTACGGTATGTCAAAAATCACACACATCCTATTCATTTTCTGTGTTGTTTTCTTCTTTGGAAGACCAACGCTTTTATCTCAAAATAATCACTCAAAAAACGCTAATATTTTGATACAACCTCCCTATTTAAAAGCCGGCGACACCGTGGCTATTGTAGCACCTTCCGGTGTTTTAAAAAACAGAACGAAAGAGGTAGAACAAGCTAAAACCCTTTTAAAAAGTTGGGGCTTGGAAGTCGTGTTGGGTGCGCATGTTTTTAGTAAAGATGATCATTTTGCAGGCACCGACAACGAACGTTGTGAGGATTTTCAAAACGCCTTAGACGATTCAAAAATCAGTGCGATCTGGTGTGCCCGTGGCGGTTACGGTACGGTGCGCATATTAGATAAATTGAATTATTCAAAATTTAAGCAAAATCCAAAATGGATTATTGGCTACTCTGATATTACCGCGCTTCATAATCAAATTCATAATAATGGCTACCAAAGTATTCATGCCTTAATGTGCACCAGTTTACAAGATGATTTAAGTACAATCGAAAACACCGTTTCTTCCTTTAAAGATGCTATTTTTGGAAAACCGATGCATTATACTTTAAAAGGATCTGAATATAATAAAGTAGGGGCAGTTACAGCGCCTTTGATTGGTGGAAATTTAACGATGTTACACACCATGTTAGGGTCTGAGACAAGTATTGATACTTCAGGAAAAATTCTTTTTATTGAAGAAATTGGCGAGTACAAATACCATATTGATCGTATGCTTCAAAGCCTAAAGCGTGCTGGCTATTTTGATAATTGCCAAGGCGTTTTGGTAGGCGATATGAGTAAATTGAGAAAGAACACCACCCTTTGGGGAACTTCTGTTGAACAATTGATTCTAGATGCGTTGGCAGATTATAATTTTCCGATTGCGTTTAATATGCCCGCGGGACATGAAAAAGATAATCGTGCCATGATATTGGGTAGGACTGTTAAGCTGATAGTGGGCAAGGAGCAGTCTACAGTCGTTTTTCAAAACTAAATGGTCTAATTTCTTTTAATTGAATTTTAAGGTAATCTCAAATTCAATAGCATCAGAAATAATATCATCTCTAATACCACCAAACAACCCTTTCGACTTATATTTAACCATTAGAATTCAGGCACCGTTCTGCTATTTTTCATATATGGTTTTTTTTACTACTAAAGTTTTTACAAATTATTTTAATAGTGCTTTCTTAAAGCCATTTGGCTTAGGATTTATGTTTTCAAAAAGCCAGCTCATAAGTCACATTACAATGTGCAAACATTTAATCCACACTTATTTTCCACACTTTGGCTGGGTTGTTGTCTCAATTTTACCAATCCTGTCTATAACGACGTTAGTTTTATTTAAATCGAAAATATTTTCCATCTTATGTTTAATAATTTAATTTGTTAGCTAACTCGTGCAATTTATTTATATCTTGAAACTATTATATGGAGTTTTACGATTTACCAAAAGAAGCACGAAATCAACTCGTTTAAAAAATCAATTGGGACGTTGCGTATGGTTTAAATTCAAACGACACATAGACTATTAATAAATAATCCTCGGGGCAAGCCCACGAGGTATTCAAAGGAAGAAAGTTTATTTTTTAGTTTGATGAAAACCTTAGGTTTTCAAACTTTCCTCTAAACCACCGACGCAAGCATCGGAGAATTCTATTGATTAAATACTTTTCCTATGAAGACACCTACATTCGTAAAACAGGTTATTTAGCTATTGGCAAAATCTTTTATTCTAAACCAGAATTACAGAACAAAATACTTTCTATTTTAAAAAACTTATTAGAATCTGACACTTCGCCTTCGCACGGAACAAGTCGCTCAGTACCAGCTCTATCAAAGTAAGACAAACAGTGGTAAATGCCGTCTGGGAAATTGGAAAATTTCATTTTGATAAAGTACCGCATTTTTTTGATACGGGCTTGTTTGATAATCATCATTCGGTTAGAAACACAGTAATTGGCTCAGTTAAAAAAAAAGGGGGGGGGGTAAAAAGGTTGTTGCGCATTTTAATACTTGGGGAAACAAATCGCTTGTGCAAAAAACACTCGACGAAATTGTTGATGTACATAACCGGTATAAAAAGTTTTCGGTTTTATCTCAGCAGGAAGCTATTGAGTTTATTGATGGGAATTATAAACCCAAAATTTGATACTTTCTATTTTATTCCATTATTAAATTATTTGAACTTTAGCTACGCCTCCTCTTAAAAAAAGGAATTGATAAAGGATATTTACAAGTACCAGAACCCAAAGCCTTAAAAATATTGACTATACTAACCACAATACCATATAAATAAACAGCTGCCGTACCAAAAAAATTAAATCCTGGAAACGGGAAAAAGGCTAATAACGATATTACAAGCAACAGCGACATTGTAAAATGAAAATTAATGACTGCCCTACCGTGCTCGTCATAAATTTTATTATCTTCTGCTTTATGAATCCATATAAACAAAGGAAACAATACATTTGCAAACGGAATGATTAACCCAAAAAAAGGTAAGCCATGAAGTAAAAGCATCCATTTGCGTTGAATGGTTTCTTCCTTTGGGTTTTCTATAACAATAAGATCATCAACATTTATATCTAGTCCAACTGCCAATAATTTAACCGTTTGTAAATGCGGTTGGACTTCCCCTTTTTCTATACGTTGAATTGTACGCACACCAACTGAAGTTTTTTCAGATAAATCTTCTTGAGTATACCCTTTTAACCTTCGTTGGTATATTAAATTTTCACTTATGGATCGATTTTTCATTTCTGATATTTTAATTTAAATGGATTTGTTCTTTTTTAGAAGACACTTTTTTCCATTTCCATAAACAAATTCCTAAAATTATAAATCCAATATTTAGGGCTATAATATATAACAATATCCCAATTGGATTGAATCCTATTGGTTCGTCTTGAACTGCTTTTGTTAAATATAAGATAGATGAATTGAGTTTATCCTCAGTAAATAATTTATTATTAGCAATATTACTACCCCAATGGATTCCAATAGCAAATAAAATTGTACCTGATTTTAGCAATGCTGTAGCAAGAACCAAATGCCCAATAACTATAGAAATAGAATAGAAAATTGCTCCAAATATTCCTATCCCAAAAACATCGTGCATGGCTATAAAAACCATAGATATAATAATTTTAGCAACGGTTAAATTGGTCATTGAGATTATTTTTTTATAGATATATCCTCTGCAAATCAATTCTTGCACCGCAGCTGTTGGTAAAACCCAATATATATGCTTTAAAATATTAGAGTAGTCCATACTTCCATTTATTTGAATAAAATCTTCAGTTAAAAATGATTTTAAGCAATAACCCACAAATACAGCTAAAACACCCAGAACAAGTCCAAAAAATAATAAATATAGATTTGTTTTTTTTAAGTTAAGACCGAGTTCATTAAGGTTTTTGTTTTCTGTATTATACATTATGCCATTCACAACAATCAAAAGTATAACACCAACAAACGGAAATACTTCTTTAAGTTTTGGAAAATTAATTATTGAACTTAAAAAAAGTGCAATAATTATAAGTATAACAGTAAATACGAGCCTTGAAACGTTAGGAAAGCTTTTAATAATTCTATTCATGTTTTTGATTATAGCCATGATTTTTTAATACACCACAAAACTAAATCAACCTCCCTGTTTTTAGCACGTCATTTAAATGTCACCTATATGTCATTTGTAGATTTTAAAGGCGTTACGAAGAAAACATGCTAAATAGAAATACATTAAAACCCGCGTTCCTTCTGCAATTGCTCATAAGCGTTCTGCACTTGCCTAAATTTTTCCTCGGCACCGTGTTGATGTTCTTTTCCTAAATGGATGACTTTATCTGGATGATACTTTTTAGCCATGGTTCTATAGGCCTTTTTAATTTCATCTACCGTAGCAGTTTTATCTATTTCTAGAATTTTATATGGATTGGATCCACCATGGAACATGGCTTTGATACTTTCATAATCGCGTGCACTAATGCCCAAATAACCAGCTATGGTGTAAATTTGTTTGACTTCATCTTCAGATACAAATCCATCGGACTTTGCTATACCAAATAGAAAATGTAACAGTTGTAAGCGCGATGGATGATCCATCATCTGCCTAATTTGCAAACACACCTGT encodes the following:
- a CDS encoding lipocalin family protein, which encodes MKKLQILFLLLAISLASCGTSKTVRESKKVLKGNWTLNSIDYSKTGSYNVTLLNDVSKECFENSTWQFIPNNNTGIYSITDSACATGDRNFNFTILEVDEASGTFNFLLKPTNEKGKSETNQGFRLKLTVLTESIMQWQQTVTVDGTPFIINMNFTKL
- a CDS encoding OmpA family protein, with product MKTILNKIGMPFLALILVLSFTNCKSVENANNKQKGAVIGAAGGAVLGAIIGNNVGKGGNGELGAVIGGVVGGTAGVLIGKKMDKQAQQIEEEIPGAKVERVDDGIVVTFDEGSGVYFATNKYNVNEASQTTLNKLAGVFKEYPDTNILVVGHTDSAGDADYNMTLSKNRANAVTHYLTDKGLSSGRFTTNWFGETQPMHDNSTAEGRAKNRRVNVAILPNEKMVEDAKQESGN
- a CDS encoding Tex family protein — protein: MIDQIAYIILNTQLSEESVKNTIDLLNQDCTIPFISRYRKERTGNLDEVQIGDIVKYKEAFETLEKRRSTIVKALIEQDVFTPELEKKIMSAQDLTTLEDLYLPYKKSRKTKAEKARQNGLEPLAKMIMIQNANDMESLALKYVRGEVATTEDALEGALHIIAEWVNERTDIRNNIRQQLERFAMISTKVIKTKADDEKAQKFRDYFDWEEALSRIPSHRLLAILRAEKENFIRVKITIDDERAIDKIENRIIRSHNACAEQIRVAVNDAYKRLLLPSLSNEALQIAKDKADEAAITVFAKNLKQLLLGSPLGEKRVLAIDPGFRTGCKVVCLDAQGQLKYNETIYPHPPKNDSIGAIKKISSLCDAYKIEAIAIGNGTASRETEALIRKVHFKNEIQMFVVSEAGASIYSASKIAREEFPNYDVTVRGAVSIGRRLQDPLAELVKIDAKSIGVGQYQHDVDQTKLQKQLDVVVENCVNSVGVNINTASKPLLSYVSGIGTKLAENIFNYRNEHGAFMSRKGIKKVPRLGEKAFEQGAAFLRIKDAENPLDDSAVHPERYAIVNKMAKDIDASVNDLIGNAVLLEKIDLKKYCTNSVGLPTLQDIVSELEKPGLDIREQAKVFTFNQNIKSINDLRAGQLLPGIVNNITNFGCFVDVGIKESGLIHVSNLSDSFVKDVNAHVSLHQQIIVKVLEVDIPRKRIQLKLHK
- a CDS encoding tellurite resistance TerB family protein codes for the protein MSFADLFDSGFKKRNEDHFASIVRVAMDDGIISEAEKDFLDRLARNLSIGENDYKIILKDYKSHPINPPHSYDIRLERLYDLARMVYVDHIEGDDERAILTKVSVGLGFRPDNVKYVVDKALTLVSNGVDLDTFINEIKNMNR
- the metG gene encoding methionine--tRNA ligase, which produces MNKPKRYTITAALPYTNGPIHIGHLAGVYVPADIYARYLRLTGNDVVFICGSDEHGVPITIKAKKEGVSPQDIVDKYHAIIKQSFEDFGITFDNYSRTSAKIHHDTASEFFKTLYDKGEFTEETTEQFYDAEANQFLADRFIVGTCPKCGYEESYGDQCENCGTSHNATDLINPKSAITGNVPTLKETKHWFLPLDKHEDFLKEWILKGHKKDWKPNVYGQVKSWIDDGLRPRAVTRDLDWGIPVPVEGGEGKVLYVWFDAPIGYISSTKEWAEREGKDWEPYWKDKDTKLVHFIGKDNIVFHCIIFPAMLKSEGSYILPENVPANEFLNLEGNKLSTSKNWAVWLPEYLEDFPNQQDVLRYALTANAPETKDNDFTWKDFQARNNNELVAIFGNFINRVVVLTNKYYEGIIPEPSVFLDIDKTTLATVKAFPNVISSSIERYRFREAGQELMNLARLGNKYLADEEPWKVIKLDEARTKTIMYVALQIASALATLSEPFLPFTSEKLRGILNLKQNGNDANEKHDAFVEAMPWYDMVTKDILIPAGHQIGKAEFLFSKIEDETIQKQLDKLIASKKVNEAANKVVEPQKDTITFDDFTKLDIRVGTILEAEKMPKTKKLLVLKVDTGIDVRTIVSGIAESFTAEEVIGKKVTVLVNLAPRDLRGVESQGMILMTESAEGKLVFVNPDDANVNNGLHIS
- a CDS encoding transporter yields the protein MYPQRFIILIVLLLFLNVNAQTCCSGGIPLSNNIGLPNYEKGTLQVGLSYDYNNLNTLNEGSNTLNDNSRLRITHSVLLNTSYSITDHLSAEGLFTWVSQRRKITQFGNQNLDKTSGVGDAVILMKYNFNKVLGASSSFALGLGAKLPLGSSTKKNNQGITLNADLQPGSNAWDVIYWLSSSKNFDFRPSFTFSTRFTYRGTGTNNTYLENSTYKFGNEFQAFLGFSDEFLLLKTIVNTSISFKYRNAIKDKIDGFDLDNTGGDWVFLIPSFSMALSPNLSFSVKAELPLYSHVDGTQLTPTYRLTTGLLYRIKPRLKLGLINI
- a CDS encoding DUF3179 domain-containing protein, with the translated sequence MKKNVFYVLILLFFTSCSSSGENDSFQSNPNNNDGNPSSDNTPNWLIPVSEVRDGGPGKDGIPSIDNPQFITASEANFINASDLVVGIVDGNEARAYPHQILDWHEIVNDDINGNAVTINYCPLTGTAFGWKSESNGVKTTFGVSGLLYNANLILYDRSTDSNWSQLRLECVNGELISQKPKLLNVVETTWDIWKTLYPNTKVLSLQTGFSRQYSVYPYGDYAVNNARFIFRPSILNNDLPNKERVYGIIDDNKSRAYQFSKFGTGKVIKDTFNNKNYVVAGNQSLIYAFELTGDYINLNFEYDFNSSEGVFFKDDEGNKWDVFGKAIAGPRKGETLTGAKSVVSYWFALAVFYPNPLIYQD